One region of Anaeromyxobacter paludicola genomic DNA includes:
- a CDS encoding GGDEF domain-containing protein: MPKRIIEPTDQTFTASPLGAAHPEKRPYLIVLSGPHFGEIHALEPGRELTIGRRDGADIRIRDEGVSRLHASIHVEGGSAQLRDLGSQNGTYVEGARVGQLRLADGARIHLGVSTVLKLAFADEVEAEYQRKLARGAMHEPLTGLYNRRHFADRLAAELASAQRHQRALALLIADIDHFKRVNDRFGHLAGDEVLKMVAYVLQGAVRKEDVLARYGGEEFVILARETGPTGARALAERVRKAVERSRCGWQEHELGVTVSVGAAVISALTRYVPGETDRALLAAADRALYQAKQNGRNGCVTVAEPDAEAP; the protein is encoded by the coding sequence ATGCCCAAGCGAATCATCGAGCCGACCGACCAGACCTTCACCGCTTCGCCGCTCGGCGCGGCCCACCCCGAGAAGCGCCCCTACCTCATCGTCCTGTCGGGTCCCCACTTCGGCGAGATCCACGCGCTCGAGCCCGGGCGCGAGCTGACCATCGGCCGCCGCGACGGCGCCGACATCCGCATCCGCGACGAGGGCGTCTCGCGGCTCCACGCGAGCATCCACGTCGAGGGCGGGTCGGCGCAGCTGCGCGACCTCGGCAGCCAGAACGGCACCTACGTCGAGGGCGCGCGGGTGGGCCAGCTGCGGCTCGCCGACGGGGCCCGGATCCACCTCGGCGTCTCGACCGTGCTGAAGCTCGCCTTCGCCGACGAGGTGGAGGCCGAGTACCAGCGGAAGCTCGCGCGCGGGGCGATGCACGAGCCGCTCACCGGGCTCTACAACCGGCGCCACTTCGCCGACCGGCTCGCCGCCGAGCTCGCCTCGGCGCAGCGTCACCAGCGCGCGCTCGCGCTGCTCATCGCCGACATCGATCACTTCAAGCGCGTGAACGACCGGTTCGGCCACCTGGCCGGCGACGAGGTCCTGAAGATGGTCGCCTACGTGCTGCAGGGCGCCGTCCGCAAGGAGGACGTGCTCGCCCGCTACGGGGGCGAGGAGTTCGTGATCCTGGCGCGCGAGACCGGTCCCACCGGCGCCCGCGCGCTCGCCGAGCGGGTGCGCAAGGCGGTGGAGCGCTCGCGCTGCGGCTGGCAGGAGCACGAGCTCGGGGTGACGGTCAGCGTGGGCGCGGCGGTGATCTCGGCGCTCACCCGCTACGTGCCCGGCGAGACCGATCGGGCCCTGCTCGCCGCCGCCGACCGGGCGCTCTACCAGGCCAAGCAGAACGGCCGGAACGGCTGCGTCACCGTCGCCGAGCCGGACGCCGAGGCGCCCTGA
- a CDS encoding APC family permease — MRLANLLLGRAIPDRAAGQERIGPLAGVPVLGLDALASAAYGPEAALVLLTAAGSAAVGHVVPVTAVIVALLVVVGVSYRQTISAYPNGGGSYTVAKENLGEGVGLLAAASLAVDYLLNVAVAISAGVGALVSAVPALHRHLLPLCLALLALLTVVNLRGVREAGLAILVPTWLFVACLLGAVGLGIAHLVAAGGHPAPLVPPRRLPAAVEPLGLWLLLRAFASGCTAMTGVETVSNGVPIFREPRTREAGRTLATIVAVLVALLAGVAVLARAYGIGATDAREPGYQSVLSQLVGAVAGRGVFYGVTMGAVVAVLCLSANASFAGFPRLCRVLAQDRYLPEAFAHSNRRLVYGTGILLLAVLSGLLLAGFGGITDRLIPLFAVGAFGAFTLSQAGMVRHWKRQGGRPASLAVNAVGAAATGATLVVVAASKLLEGAWISILCVGALWALFRAVRRAYDRAEAATCDEAPLELGARRPPLVLVPVKKLDKVTRKALRFALEISPEVRAVQVLAQGYEREDLTGRWEALVAGPARAAGFAPPRLEIVRSQYRRMVAPIVDHARALAATDRERFVAVLVPELIEKRWYHYLLHSHTATALKVALLFEGGPQVLVIDAPWYLRERRRGARQPLPGDPGASRTGGKGRETAPDRPHPRYA, encoded by the coding sequence ATGAGGCTCGCGAACCTGCTGCTGGGCCGCGCCATCCCCGACCGGGCCGCGGGGCAGGAGAGGATCGGGCCGCTCGCCGGCGTGCCGGTGCTCGGGCTCGACGCCCTCGCGAGCGCGGCCTACGGCCCCGAGGCGGCGCTGGTCCTCCTCACCGCCGCCGGCTCGGCCGCGGTCGGCCACGTGGTGCCGGTCACCGCCGTGATCGTGGCGCTCCTGGTGGTGGTCGGGGTCTCCTACCGGCAGACCATCTCCGCCTACCCGAACGGCGGCGGCTCCTACACGGTCGCGAAGGAGAACCTGGGCGAGGGCGTGGGGCTCCTCGCCGCCGCCTCGCTGGCCGTGGACTACCTCCTCAACGTCGCGGTCGCGATCTCGGCCGGAGTCGGCGCGCTCGTGTCGGCGGTGCCGGCCCTGCACCGGCACCTGCTCCCGCTCTGCCTGGCGCTGCTGGCCCTCCTCACCGTGGTGAACCTGCGCGGCGTCCGCGAGGCGGGGCTCGCCATCCTCGTGCCCACCTGGCTCTTCGTGGCCTGCCTGCTCGGCGCGGTCGGGCTCGGGATCGCGCACCTCGTCGCGGCGGGCGGGCACCCGGCGCCCCTCGTCCCGCCGCGCCGGCTGCCGGCCGCCGTCGAGCCGCTCGGGCTCTGGCTCCTCCTGCGCGCCTTCGCGAGCGGCTGCACCGCCATGACCGGCGTGGAGACGGTCTCGAACGGCGTGCCCATCTTCCGCGAGCCCCGCACCCGCGAGGCGGGCCGCACGCTCGCGACGATCGTCGCGGTGCTGGTGGCGCTCCTCGCCGGCGTCGCGGTGCTGGCCCGCGCCTACGGGATCGGCGCCACCGACGCGCGCGAGCCGGGCTACCAGAGCGTCCTCTCCCAGCTCGTCGGCGCCGTGGCCGGGCGCGGCGTCTTCTACGGCGTGACCATGGGGGCGGTGGTGGCGGTGCTCTGCCTCTCGGCCAACGCGAGCTTCGCCGGGTTCCCGCGCCTCTGCCGCGTGCTCGCCCAGGACCGCTACCTCCCGGAGGCGTTCGCCCACTCGAACCGCCGGCTGGTCTATGGCACCGGCATCCTGCTCCTCGCCGTCCTCTCCGGGCTCCTGCTCGCCGGCTTCGGCGGCATCACCGACCGGCTCATCCCCCTCTTCGCGGTGGGGGCCTTCGGCGCCTTCACGCTCTCCCAGGCGGGCATGGTGCGCCACTGGAAGCGCCAGGGCGGGCGCCCGGCCTCGCTGGCGGTCAACGCCGTGGGCGCGGCCGCGACCGGGGCCACCCTCGTCGTGGTGGCCGCCTCGAAGCTCCTGGAGGGCGCCTGGATCTCGATCCTCTGCGTCGGCGCCCTCTGGGCGCTCTTCCGCGCCGTGCGCCGCGCCTACGACCGGGCCGAGGCCGCCACCTGCGACGAGGCGCCGCTCGAGCTCGGCGCCCGCCGGCCGCCCCTCGTCCTGGTGCCGGTGAAGAAGCTCGACAAGGTGACCCGCAAGGCGCTCCGCTTCGCGCTCGAGATCTCGCCGGAGGTCCGCGCGGTCCAGGTGCTCGCGCAGGGCTACGAGCGCGAGGACCTGACCGGCCGCTGGGAGGCGCTCGTGGCGGGGCCGGCGCGGGCGGCCGGGTTCGCGCCCCCGCGGCTCGAGATCGTCCGCTCCCAGTACCGGCGCATGGTGGCGCCGATCGTGGATCACGCGCGGGCGCTCGCCGCGACCGACCGCGAGCGGTTCGTCGCGGTGCTCGTCCCGGAGCTCATCGAGAAGCGCTGGTACCATTACCTCCTGCACAGCCACACCGCGACGGCGCTCAAGGTGGCCCTGCTCTTCGAGGGGGGGCCGCAGGTGCTCGTGATCGACGCCCCCTGGTACCTGCGCGAGCGGCGGCGGGGTGCCCGGCAACCCTTGCCGGGTGACCCCGGGGCGAGCCGGACCGGAGGCAAAGGTCGGGAGACGGCTCCGGATCGCCCACATCCCCGCTACGCCTGA
- a CDS encoding OmpA family protein, whose product MTKPARIAAAALLVTFSLTACATAGKRTAIGAGGGAAAGAGIGALLGGWKGAAIGAGVGALTGGSVGLYLDKQAKELEEVAETKRTENGVLVNMKSEILFDTGSAILKPAAIAQLEKVGDILAKYSDDRVQVVGHTDNTGKASTNEQLSERRAQAVKEVLVGRGVQPAQITALGRGQTQPIADNGSAAGRAKNRRVELHIDVPQPTA is encoded by the coding sequence ATGACGAAGCCTGCCCGAATCGCCGCCGCCGCCCTCCTGGTCACCTTCTCGCTCACCGCCTGCGCGACCGCGGGCAAGCGCACCGCGATCGGCGCGGGCGGAGGCGCCGCCGCCGGCGCGGGCATCGGGGCGCTCCTCGGCGGCTGGAAGGGCGCCGCCATCGGGGCGGGCGTGGGCGCGCTGACCGGCGGCTCGGTCGGCCTCTACCTCGACAAGCAGGCGAAGGAGCTCGAGGAGGTGGCCGAGACCAAGCGCACCGAGAACGGCGTGCTCGTGAACATGAAGAGCGAGATCCTCTTCGACACCGGCAGCGCCATCCTCAAGCCGGCCGCCATCGCCCAGCTCGAGAAGGTGGGCGACATCCTCGCGAAGTACTCCGACGACCGCGTCCAGGTGGTCGGCCACACCGACAACACCGGCAAGGCGTCCACCAACGAGCAGCTCTCGGAGCGCCGGGCGCAGGCGGTGAAGGAGGTCCTGGTCGGGCGCGGCGTGCAGCCGGCGCAGATCACCGCCCTCGGCCGCGGCCAGACGCAGCCCATCGCCGACAACGGCAGCGCCGCCGGCCGGGCCAAGAACCGCCGCGTCGAGCTCCACATCGACGTGCCGCAGCCGACGGCGTAG
- a CDS encoding MBL fold metallo-hydrolase produces MPRTHDIDLQAGERSPDYDEGSILFVGTATTVIRYAGFTLLTDPNFLHAGDHAHLGYGMRSRRLTNPAVEIDDLPPLDACLLSHLHGDHWDEVAARRLPKGLPILTTPHAARGLRRQGFTRTVALDTWDAAELRKGDARLRVSAMPARHGPAVASALLPPVMGSMLEWSRAGQRPVFRAYVSGDTLVHEDLRRIPERYPQVDLGLFHLGGARVLGVLVTLDAAQGVEAIRIIRPEVVIPIHYGDYPVFKSPLSDFMRAARAAELPCVVEYLARGETWRFRVPAAALGRPRAAGPAIRPEERQGAQGPRAEGPGRHLH; encoded by the coding sequence ATGCCCAGAACCCACGACATCGATTTGCAGGCCGGCGAGCGCTCGCCGGACTACGACGAGGGATCGATCCTCTTCGTCGGGACCGCCACCACGGTGATCCGGTACGCCGGGTTCACCCTCCTGACCGATCCGAACTTCCTCCACGCCGGCGACCACGCGCACCTCGGCTACGGGATGCGCTCCCGGCGGCTCACCAACCCGGCGGTCGAGATCGACGACCTGCCTCCGCTCGACGCCTGCCTCCTGTCGCACCTGCACGGCGATCACTGGGACGAGGTGGCCGCGAGGCGGCTGCCGAAGGGGCTGCCGATCCTCACCACCCCGCACGCCGCGCGGGGCCTCCGGCGCCAGGGCTTCACGCGCACGGTGGCCCTCGACACCTGGGACGCCGCCGAGCTCCGCAAGGGCGACGCCCGGCTCCGGGTGAGCGCCATGCCCGCGCGGCACGGGCCGGCGGTCGCCTCCGCGCTCCTCCCGCCGGTGATGGGGAGCATGCTCGAGTGGAGCCGGGCCGGGCAGCGCCCCGTCTTCCGCGCCTACGTCTCGGGCGACACGCTGGTGCACGAGGACCTGCGCCGGATCCCGGAGCGCTACCCGCAGGTGGACCTGGGGCTCTTCCACCTCGGCGGCGCGCGGGTGCTCGGGGTCCTCGTCACCCTGGACGCCGCGCAGGGGGTGGAGGCGATCCGCATCATCCGGCCGGAGGTGGTGATCCCGATCCACTACGGGGACTACCCGGTCTTCAAGTCGCCGCTCTCCGACTTCATGCGGGCGGCCCGGGCGGCCGAGCTCCCCTGCGTGGTGGAGTACCTCGCGCGCGGGGAGACCTGGCGCTTCCGCGTCCCGGCCGCCGCGCTCGGCAGGCCCCGCGCCGCCGGGCCCGCGATCCGGCCCGAGGAGCGGCAGGGCGCGCAGGGGCCGCGGGCGGAGGGACCCGGGCGCCACCTGCACTGA
- a CDS encoding ferritin-like domain-containing protein, translating into MARTPKHPSDPTDLGRNRTGTRSAPLRTKEMLENTAAVPGAMVDTSGLAMARVELSEAAPPVGTMPPPGSVKGMAKAALEALQGEKATVFLDKLGERLAFERTGVRLYEAVLAKMPAAHLGKGSLSPDRVRRFRDEEQAHFRTVREAIEKLGGDPTALTPSADLAGVQATGLVSVVTDPRTTLTQCLDALLTAELADNDGWKLLIAMAEAMGQEDLASRFSRALAEEDQHLVSIRRWIAERLEGQLGAKLPAPEFGVPPPA; encoded by the coding sequence ATGGCGAGGACCCCGAAGCACCCGTCCGATCCGACCGACCTCGGACGGAACCGCACCGGGACGCGGTCGGCCCCGCTCCGGACCAAGGAGATGCTCGAGAACACCGCCGCCGTGCCCGGCGCCATGGTGGACACCTCCGGGCTCGCGATGGCGCGGGTGGAGCTGTCCGAGGCGGCGCCCCCGGTCGGCACCATGCCGCCACCCGGGAGCGTGAAGGGCATGGCCAAGGCCGCGCTCGAGGCCTTGCAGGGCGAGAAGGCGACCGTGTTCCTCGACAAGCTCGGCGAGCGGCTCGCCTTCGAGCGGACCGGGGTGCGGCTCTACGAGGCGGTGCTCGCGAAGATGCCGGCCGCCCACCTCGGCAAGGGCAGCCTGTCGCCCGACCGGGTGCGCCGGTTCCGCGACGAGGAGCAGGCCCACTTCCGGACGGTGAGGGAGGCCATCGAGAAGCTCGGGGGCGACCCCACCGCGCTGACCCCCAGCGCCGACCTCGCGGGCGTGCAGGCGACGGGGCTCGTGTCCGTGGTGACCGACCCCCGGACCACGCTCACGCAGTGCCTCGACGCGCTCCTCACGGCGGAGCTGGCCGACAACGACGGCTGGAAGCTCCTCATCGCCATGGCCGAGGCCATGGGGCAGGAGGACCTCGCGAGCCGCTTCTCCCGCGCGCTCGCCGAGGAGGACCAGCACCTCGTCTCGATCCGGCGCTGGATCGCGGAGCGGCTGGAGGGGCAGCTCGGGGCGAAGCTCCCGGCCCCCGAGTTCGGCGTGCCCCCGCCGGCGTAG
- a CDS encoding amidase: MADLSRRRFLSSAALLAAAGSLPTPAGAGAPDAATPPGPPPPPPPGAFGTGAAAPSDVTVATIAEAEKLARVAYRPEQRLLLVESLGDQLSWPLKLRKVPPPLTLAPASAFSPLLPGVKAPQGRSRLVRPPAGTAPVPDRDEDLAFAPVSDLSRWVKARQLSSVRLTRVYLDRLRRFQPRLLCTITRTEELALAQAAQADHELAAGRWRGPLHGIPYGAKDLLDTAGIPTTFGAEPFRDRVPDHDAAVVARLREAGAVLVAKLSLGALAMNDVWFGGQTRNPWLPVEGSSGSSAGPGAAVAAGLVGFAVGSETLGSIVSPSIRCGVTGLRPTFGRVPRTGAMPLSWSLDKLGPMTRTVEDAALVLAALNGRAAGDPGSVTVPLQMDLARGASGLRVGYDPAWLEEKDAVPEDRAGLELLRAAGAELVEVKLPDLPYDALLPILLAESAAAFEELTLTHRDDALAMQVADAWPNTWRAARFISAVDLVQADRLRRRVMEAMSALFAKVDALAGPALAGPMLVVTNYTGHPSLTLRTGFRRITEVRSDFAVKEPAKLPAPARVPHGISLWTRPFDEGTLCRLGLALERQAGVWRERPPVS; the protein is encoded by the coding sequence ATGGCCGACCTCAGCCGCCGCCGCTTCCTCTCCTCCGCCGCGCTCCTCGCCGCCGCCGGCAGCCTGCCGACCCCCGCCGGCGCGGGCGCACCCGACGCGGCGACCCCGCCCGGGCCGCCGCCTCCGCCGCCCCCCGGCGCGTTCGGCACCGGGGCCGCCGCGCCCTCCGACGTGACGGTGGCGACCATCGCCGAGGCGGAGAAGCTGGCGCGGGTGGCCTACCGCCCCGAGCAGCGGCTGCTCCTGGTGGAGAGCCTGGGCGACCAGCTCTCCTGGCCGCTCAAGCTGCGCAAGGTGCCGCCGCCGCTCACCCTCGCGCCCGCCTCCGCCTTCAGCCCGCTCCTGCCGGGGGTGAAGGCGCCGCAGGGGCGCTCGAGGCTGGTGCGGCCGCCCGCCGGGACCGCGCCCGTGCCCGACCGCGACGAGGACCTCGCCTTCGCGCCGGTGTCGGACCTGTCGCGCTGGGTGAAGGCCCGCCAGCTCAGCAGCGTGCGGCTCACCCGCGTCTACCTCGACCGGCTGCGCCGCTTCCAGCCGCGGCTCCTCTGCACCATCACCCGCACCGAGGAGCTGGCGCTCGCCCAGGCGGCGCAGGCCGACCACGAGCTCGCCGCCGGCCGCTGGCGCGGCCCGCTCCACGGCATCCCGTACGGCGCGAAGGACCTCCTCGACACCGCCGGCATCCCCACCACCTTCGGCGCCGAGCCGTTCCGGGACCGCGTGCCCGACCACGACGCCGCGGTCGTCGCCCGCCTCCGCGAGGCCGGCGCGGTGCTGGTGGCGAAGCTCTCCCTCGGCGCGCTCGCCATGAACGACGTCTGGTTCGGCGGGCAGACCCGGAACCCGTGGCTGCCCGTCGAGGGCTCCTCGGGCTCCTCGGCCGGCCCCGGCGCGGCGGTCGCGGCCGGGCTCGTCGGCTTCGCCGTCGGCTCGGAGACGCTCGGCTCGATCGTGTCCCCGTCGATCCGGTGCGGCGTGACCGGGCTGCGCCCCACCTTCGGCCGCGTGCCCAGGACCGGGGCCATGCCGCTCAGCTGGTCGCTCGACAAGCTCGGCCCCATGACCCGCACCGTGGAGGACGCGGCGCTGGTCCTGGCCGCGCTCAACGGGCGGGCGGCGGGCGATCCCGGCTCGGTGACGGTCCCGCTCCAGATGGACCTCGCGCGCGGCGCGAGCGGGCTCCGCGTCGGCTACGACCCGGCCTGGCTGGAGGAGAAGGACGCGGTGCCCGAGGACCGCGCCGGCCTCGAGCTCCTGCGCGCCGCCGGCGCCGAGCTCGTCGAGGTGAAGCTGCCCGACCTCCCCTACGACGCCCTCCTCCCCATCCTGCTCGCCGAGTCGGCCGCCGCCTTCGAGGAGCTCACGCTCACCCACCGCGACGACGCGCTCGCGATGCAGGTGGCCGACGCCTGGCCCAACACCTGGCGGGCGGCGCGCTTCATCTCCGCGGTGGACCTGGTGCAGGCCGACCGGCTCCGGCGCCGCGTCATGGAGGCGATGTCCGCCCTCTTCGCCAAGGTGGACGCGCTCGCCGGCCCGGCGCTGGCGGGGCCGATGCTCGTCGTCACCAACTACACCGGCCACCCCTCGCTCACGCTCCGGACCGGCTTCCGCCGGATCACCGAGGTGCGGAGCGACTTCGCGGTGAAGGAGCCGGCGAAGCTGCCCGCCCCGGCGCGGGTGCCGCACGGGATCTCGCTCTGGACGCGCCCCTTCGACGAGGGGACGCTCTGCCGGCTCGGGCTCGCGCTGGAGCGGCAGGCCGGGGTCTGGCGCGAGCGGCCCCCGGTCTCCTGA
- a CDS encoding aldo/keto reductase family protein, protein MKYRKLGRSDLTVSEIALGSWLTYGGGVPRERAEACVRAAFDAGINFIDTANVYALGAAESFLGEVLRDVPRDRYVLATKVYFPMSPQDSGLSAHQIEKQLEASLRRLRVDHVDLYQCHRYDPRTPLEETLAALTRAVEQGKTRYVGFSEWSPEQIRAALALPGARFVSSQPQYSLLWRAPEAEVFPLCAGEGIGQIVWSPLAQGVLSGKYRPGEPPPPDSRMASPQMGGFLAGRFDDRVLAGVQRLGAIAAERGLTLPQLALAWVLRRPEVSAAIIGASRPEQVTENARASGVALDDAVLARIDAALG, encoded by the coding sequence GTGAAGTACCGCAAGCTCGGCCGGAGCGACCTCACCGTCTCGGAGATCGCCCTCGGCTCCTGGCTCACCTACGGGGGCGGCGTGCCGCGCGAGCGGGCCGAGGCCTGCGTGCGGGCGGCCTTCGACGCCGGGATCAACTTCATCGACACCGCCAACGTCTACGCGCTCGGGGCCGCCGAGTCCTTCCTGGGCGAGGTGCTCCGCGACGTGCCGCGCGACCGGTACGTCCTCGCGACCAAGGTCTACTTCCCCATGTCGCCGCAGGACTCGGGGCTCTCGGCGCACCAGATCGAGAAGCAGCTCGAGGCCTCGCTCCGGCGGCTGCGGGTGGACCACGTCGATCTCTACCAGTGCCACCGGTACGACCCGCGCACGCCGCTCGAGGAGACCCTGGCGGCGCTCACGCGGGCGGTGGAGCAGGGCAAGACCCGCTACGTCGGCTTCTCGGAGTGGAGCCCGGAGCAGATCCGCGCGGCGCTGGCGCTGCCCGGCGCCCGCTTCGTCTCGAGCCAGCCGCAGTACTCGCTCCTCTGGCGGGCGCCGGAGGCGGAGGTCTTCCCGCTCTGCGCCGGCGAGGGCATCGGCCAGATCGTCTGGTCGCCGCTCGCGCAGGGGGTCCTCTCCGGCAAGTACCGGCCCGGCGAGCCGCCCCCGCCCGACTCGCGCATGGCGAGCCCGCAGATGGGCGGGTTCCTGGCGGGGCGGTTCGACGACCGGGTGCTCGCGGGCGTGCAGCGGCTCGGCGCCATCGCCGCGGAGCGCGGGCTCACGCTGCCGCAGCTCGCGCTGGCCTGGGTGCTCCGGCGGCCCGAGGTGAGCGCGGCCATCATCGGCGCCTCGCGCCCGGAGCAGGTGACGGAGAACGCCCGCGCCTCCGGCGTGGCGCTCGACGACGCCGTGCTCGCGCGGATCGACGCGGCGCTGGGCTGA
- a CDS encoding S41 family peptidase translates to MPTLPTFLLLAALSASAAAPSAAPVPPAPAPVAAGPAASPCDGAWSLTDAPECGDAPLCGQRQRVELACQVRDALEKRYVFLPVKAQLLSRAGGPRFDARRALDACVEGERAVAREDDPTRFYDRMRQCVASFQDGHLELSAPARLPQVALGIGLRRVEGRVYIANVERKLVAYLRTISAVRDLDELLAPGTEVLAVDGRPVGEVLGELARYIPASSDGARLERAVDALTRRDFDYPQRHAATLVLSLGGKRRTLELPWWASPDAESHVMTQAWIRRTGVATTELLDWRYDQGRNSWDRDAGSAQGWLRTDAILGARDAASLREYTDDAGRPAARLGEVVRRRDRAFCYAQLLTFHTENLSSAEGRQPFTAVLQGFLKQCKDKQLDLVLDLRQNGGGYISHSSALVAMLGEGQKAYPGGALLVRANTLNQLVYQQRAPMLGGLPARTDDAFEPRRVAEAIGAARRAHQDYTPTLLEHPVHADGVVGGYDGKVVALTAPTCMSACDRVAALLRASGRAVLVGEPTEGAGGSQQEAQNLAARWTDPEGLVAVSIPNAAMGVQAGLPVDGVRRTDLAAAEFFSGLSFENRPVEPDVPYSPTLRDLAGHNRGWLERVEAVLFGGR, encoded by the coding sequence ATGCCCACGCTCCCGACCTTCCTCCTGCTCGCCGCCCTCTCCGCCAGCGCCGCCGCGCCCTCGGCCGCGCCGGTCCCCCCCGCGCCCGCGCCGGTCGCCGCCGGCCCGGCCGCGTCGCCCTGCGACGGCGCCTGGAGCCTGACCGACGCTCCGGAGTGTGGCGACGCGCCCCTGTGCGGCCAGCGGCAGCGGGTGGAGCTCGCCTGCCAGGTCCGGGACGCGCTGGAGAAGCGGTACGTGTTCCTGCCGGTCAAGGCGCAGCTCCTCAGCCGCGCCGGCGGGCCCCGCTTCGACGCGCGCCGCGCGCTCGACGCCTGCGTGGAGGGCGAGCGCGCCGTCGCGCGCGAGGACGACCCGACCCGCTTCTACGACCGCATGCGCCAGTGCGTGGCCTCGTTCCAGGACGGCCACCTCGAGCTCTCCGCGCCGGCCCGCCTGCCGCAGGTGGCCCTCGGCATCGGCCTGCGCCGGGTGGAGGGGCGCGTCTACATCGCCAACGTCGAGCGGAAGCTCGTCGCCTACCTGCGCACCATCTCCGCGGTCCGCGACCTCGACGAGCTGCTCGCGCCCGGCACCGAGGTGCTCGCGGTGGACGGCCGCCCGGTGGGCGAGGTGCTCGGGGAGCTCGCGCGCTACATCCCGGCGAGCTCCGACGGCGCCCGCCTGGAGCGGGCGGTGGACGCGCTCACCCGCCGCGACTTCGACTACCCCCAGCGCCACGCCGCCACCCTGGTGCTCTCCCTCGGCGGGAAGCGGCGGACCCTGGAGCTGCCCTGGTGGGCCTCGCCCGACGCCGAGTCGCACGTGATGACGCAGGCCTGGATCCGGCGCACCGGCGTCGCCACCACCGAGCTCCTCGACTGGCGCTACGACCAGGGCCGGAACAGCTGGGACCGCGACGCCGGCTCGGCCCAGGGCTGGCTGCGCACCGACGCCATCCTCGGGGCGCGCGACGCCGCCTCGCTCCGCGAGTACACCGACGACGCCGGCCGCCCCGCGGCGCGGCTCGGCGAGGTGGTGCGCCGGCGCGACCGGGCCTTCTGCTACGCGCAGCTCCTCACGTTCCACACCGAGAACCTCTCGTCGGCGGAGGGCCGCCAGCCGTTCACGGCGGTGCTGCAGGGCTTCCTGAAGCAGTGCAAGGACAAGCAGCTCGACCTCGTGCTCGACCTGCGCCAGAACGGCGGCGGCTACATCTCGCACTCGAGCGCGCTCGTGGCGATGCTCGGCGAGGGGCAGAAGGCCTACCCGGGCGGCGCCCTCCTCGTCCGCGCCAACACCCTCAACCAGCTCGTGTACCAGCAGCGCGCGCCGATGCTGGGCGGCCTCCCCGCCCGCACCGACGACGCCTTCGAGCCGCGGCGCGTGGCCGAGGCGATCGGCGCCGCCCGCCGCGCCCACCAGGACTACACGCCGACGCTGCTCGAGCACCCGGTCCACGCCGACGGCGTGGTGGGCGGGTACGACGGCAAGGTGGTGGCCCTCACCGCGCCCACCTGCATGAGCGCCTGCGACCGCGTGGCGGCCCTGCTCCGCGCCTCCGGGCGGGCGGTGCTGGTGGGCGAGCCGACCGAGGGCGCCGGCGGGAGCCAGCAGGAGGCGCAGAACCTGGCCGCGCGCTGGACCGATCCGGAGGGGCTGGTCGCGGTCTCCATCCCCAACGCCGCCATGGGCGTGCAGGCGGGGCTGCCCGTGGACGGGGTGCGCCGGACCGACCTCGCCGCGGCCGAGTTCTTCTCCGGCCTCTCCTTCGAGAACCGGCCGGTCGAGCCGGACGTGCCGTACTCCCCGACGCTGCGGGACCTCGCCGGGCACAACCGGGGCTGGCTGGAGCGGGTGGAGGCGGTCCTGTTCGGCGGCCGCTGA